ACTCGTTGGAGAAGGTCGGCCGCTTACACCCGAAGTCGTAGTCGGGGGTCAGCTTCTCGCGCAGTTCCGGATCGGCGATCTGGCGGCGCAGGTGCGCCTTGGCCAGCATGGCGGCACCCTTGTTCCCGAACTTGAACTGCTTGAAATGCAGCACGCCGGTCACCATGAGGAGTTCGAGCAGTGCGGTGTTCACCATCCGCGCAGCCTTCTGCGTCGCCGGCACGCGGGCGAACAACTGCTGCACGGGCCGCGGGATCGCGAAGTCGGTCTTCGGCACCACCCAGATCGGGGTGCGCTGGTAGACGGTGAGTTCCGCCGCCTGCTTGGCGATCTCCGGGATCAACTGCACCGCCGTCGCGCCGGTCCCGATGATGCCGACGCGCTCGCCGGTGAAGTCGTGGCCGTCCTCCCACTTCGTGGTGTGGATGATCTTGCCCGCGAAGCTCTTGATGCCGGGGATGTCCGGGGTGTGCGGCTGCGAGAGGAAGCCGGTCGCGGTGAGGAGGAAGCGGGCGGTGCGCTCGGTCCCGTCCTCGCCGAAGACCCGCCACATCGAGTTCTGCTCGTCCCATTCGGCGCGCTGGACCTGTTCGCCGAAGATCATGTGCCGACGCAGGTCGTACTTGTCGGCGACGTGCTCGGCGTAGCGCTTCAACTCGGCACCGGGCGCGTAGAGACGAGACCAATGCGGATTCGGCTCGAAGGAGTAGCTATAGGTGACCGAAGCGATGTCGACGGCGAGGCCCGGGTAATGGTTCACATGCCAGGTGCCGCCGAGATCGTCCTCCCGCTCGACGATGGCGATGTTGTCCAGCCCTTGGCGTTTGAGTTCGATGGCCGCGCCCATGCCGCCGAATCCGGCTCCGACGATCACCGCGTCGTATTCGGGTATCGCATTCTTGTCAGCCACCGTGCCCCCTGGATTGATTGGTCTACCCAAACCTTACAGTGATCGATGTCACGGTTGCCATCGCCGATGGCTCCTCCAACGAAAGCAGCTCCCATGCCGCCACCCACTTCAGCACTCGTCGACCAGCTCGACGACGTCACCCTCGCGACGATCGTCGCCGCCGGCGTCCTGCTCGCGATCGCGATGGCGCTCGGGGTGTGGAAGTACCGGCAGATCATGGCCTCACCCGACGGGCGGGCCCACGTCTACGTCGACATCGCCCACCGCGCCGCGCTCATGTACTCGTTCGCGACGCTGCTCCTGGCGGCCCTCGTCGCCCTGTCTGCGTGGCCGACGTGGGTGAACGCCACGTGCGTCGGCGTCGAGCTGTTCTTCTTCGTCGGCGCCATCGGCAGCTACACGGTGCACGGCGCGCTGCGCGACACCGAGAACCAGTTCCGCCCGCGGCCAGCGATCGCCATCCGCGGCTTCATGGCGGCGCTCATCGTCGGCGAAGTGGGCGGCGTCCTCGTCCTCGTCGCCGGGGTCGTCGCCGCCTGGCTCCGCTAGGCCGGCGCGATCTGCCCACTCGGTGCTGTCGGACTGCCCACTCGGCGGGATCCGACTGCCCACTCGGCGAAGGGTCAGACGAACAGCACGCCGGGATTGAGCAGCCCCTCCGGGTCCCAGGCGTGTTTGATCGCCCGCATGGCCGCGACGTCCGCTGAATCGCGCACGCGCTCGAGCCAGGCGGCCTTGTCCCGGCCCACACCGTGTTCGGCGCTGACGCTGCCGCCCCGCTCGACCACTTTCGCGAGCATGAGTTCGGCCGCCGCCGACTGCTCCTCGTCGGGAATGTCGAGCAGGTTGACGTGCAGATTGCCGTCGGCGGCGTGGCCGAACACGATGGGCCGGCACGGATAGGGCTCCGACGGGGCCCAGACATCGAGCTCGGCGACGAAGCCGCCCATTCCCCGACGCGGGATGGCGACGTCGAGCTTCACCGGCACGGTCGCGCTCGCCCGCGCGATCACCTCGGTGTGCTTCTCGCGCAGTTCCCACAGCGCACGCGCCGGGCCGTCCTCGACGACCGCGTCGGCCACCCCGACGGTGTCTAGGACGTCGGCCAGGCGCTGGGCCGGCTCGGCCCCGGACACCTCGAGCAGCACTTGGAACGCCGACTCGCCCGCCAGCGCCGGACGCGAACCCGATTCGACGACGAGCCGCACCCCCGCCTTCGTCATCAGCTCGACGGCCTCGACGGTCAGCCCCGCCGTGCGGACCGCCGCCACCAGTGCGAACACCTCGTCGATCGAATCGATCGCGACCATCGCCACCGCCGTCTGCCCGGGACGTTCGACGAGGGCGAAGAGTACCCCGGTGATCACGGCGAGCGTTCCCTCGCTGCCGGCGAGGAGTCCGGGCAGGTCGTAGCCCACGTTGTCCTTGCGCAGCGGATTCCACCGGCGCAGCACCGACCCGTCGGCGAGCACCGCCTCGATGCCGAGGACCTGCGCCCGCGTCCCGCCGTGCCGGACCACGTGGACCCCGCCTGCATTCGTGGCGACGATCCCACCGGCCGTCGCCGAATCCCGCGACGCCAGGTCGACGGCGAAGTGTGCCCCGACCGACGTGGCCGCCGCTTCGATCGCCGCCACCGTCGCCCCGGCCTGGACGCCGACGCACATCTCCACCGGGTCCGGCGTGCCGACATCGGTCATCCGCTCCGTCGAGAGCACGATCGTCGGCCGATCGCCGTCGGCGGGTACCGATCCGCCCACCAAGCCGGTGTTGCCGCCCTGCGGCACCACCGCGATCCCCCGGCCGCGGCAGGCGGTCAGCACCGCGGCGACCTCGCCGGTACTCCGCGGGCGGATCACCGCATCGGCCCGCCCCGTGCGCCGCCCGGTCCAATCGGTCAGGAAGCGCCGAGCCGCGTCGGCGTCGGTCACGACATGCGGCTCGCCGACGATCGCGGCGAACACGGCCGGGTCGAACCGGCTCACCGACCGCCCCGGCTCACCACGCCGAGTCCACCGGATGCGGACCGTCGTTGAATTCCAACTGCCGGTGAATCGTCGCCTTGTCATGCAGCACCGCGGCGATGACCGCCGCCACCGCATCGCGGCTGACCTCCCCCTTCTGCTGCCCGGTCGGCTCCGCGCCGGGTTCGCTCACCGAGATACCGCCGCCGGGGGCGTCGGTCAGCCGACTCGGCCCCAGGATGGTCCAGTCCAGGCCGCTCCCGCGCAGGAACTCGTCCGCCGCGGCCTTGGCCTCCGCATAGGCGAAGAACGAATCATCTTCTGGCACACCGTGATCGAGCGAGGCGCCGAAGTAAGAGACCATGACGTAGCGCCGCACCCCGGCCGCCGAAGCGGCCTCGATCGACCGAATCGCGGCATCGCGGTCGACCGCGCGCGTCCGGGTCGGATTTCCACCGCCCGCACCCGCGGACCAGACGATCGCGTCCTGCCCGAGGAACACGTCGGCGAAGGCGGACTCCTTCGCCGCCTCGACGTCGAACAGCACGGGGTTCGCGCCGACTGCCCGCACGTCGTCGGCGTGCGCGGGGTTCCGGATCAGCGCGACGACCTCGTCACCCTGCTCGGCGAGCCGTCGTGCGGCGAGCAGCGCGATCTTGCCGTGGCCCCCGACGATGACGACGCGCACGTCAGCTCTTCGACCGCGAGCTGACGGCTTCGTAGCCGAAGGTCAACAAGACGGCGGCGGCAACGCTGATCGCCCAGCGCATCCAGTCGACGCCGGAGGTGTCGCCCACGCCGAGTTTGTCGGCGACGAAATACCCGACCACGGCACCCAGCACCCCCAGCACGATGGTGACCAACGCCGAGATCGATTGCTTCCCGGGCATCACCACCCGCGCCAGCACGCCGATGACGGCTCCGAAGACGATCAATCCGATGATCCCGCCCACACTCAGGTCCATTGCCCCAGCCTACCGACGGAGCCATCGGCGCAGCCGCCGCTTTACGATTCGTTTACCACGGCCACCGGCGCCTACACTGGACTTGATACTTAGGCATATGAAGTAAAAGTGAGGCCTCGCTCCGTGACGACCGCAACCCAGGCCGATTCCCACTACAAGTGGATCGCACTGTCCAACACCACGCTCGGCATGCTGATCGCGACGATCAACAGCTCGATCGTCCTGATCGCCCTCCCCGACATCTTCAAGGGGATCGGGATCAACCCGCTTCAGCCGGGAAACACCGGCTACCTGCTGTGGATGATGATGGGCTTCCTGGTCGTCACGGCGGTCCTCGTCGTCAGCTTCGGACGCCTCGGCGACATGTTCGGCCGCGCGAAGATGTACAACCTGGGCTTCGCCATCTTCACCTTCTCCTCGATCATGCTGGCCATCACGTGGTTCACCGGCGATGCGGCCGCCTGGTGGCTGATCGGCTGGCGAATCGTGCAGGGCATCGGCGGCGCCTTCCTCATGGCCAACTCGTCGGCCATCCTCACCGACGCCTTCCCGGCCAACCAGCGCGGCCTCGCCCTGGGCATCAACGGCGTCGCGGCGATCGCGGGCTCCTTCCTCGGCCTGCTCGTCGGCGGCATCCTGGCCCCGATCAACTGGAAGTGGATCTTCCTCGTCTCGGTCCCCTTCGGCCTGCTGGGCACCGTGTGGGCCTACCTGAAGCTGCGCGACACCGGCGTCCGCCGCCGGGCCCGAATGGACTGGTGGGGCAACGCGACCTTCGCGATCGGCCTCATCGCTGTCCTCGTCGGCCTGACCTACGGCATCCAGCCCTACGGCCACTCGCAGATGGGCTGGGGTTCGCCACTCGTGCTGACCTGCGTGATCGGCGGCCTCGTCATGCTGGCCCTGTTCGCCTTCATCGAGACCAAGGTCGACGACCCACTGTTCGACCTGCACCTGTTCAAGATCCGCGACTTCCTGTTCGGAAACATCGCCAACCTCACCGCCTCCATCGGCCGCGGCGGGCTGCAGTTCATCCTGATCATCTGGCTCCAGGGGATCTGGCTCCCCCAGCACGGCTACGACTACTCACAGACCCCGCTGTGGGCCGGCATCTACATGCTCCCGATGACCGTCGGGTTCCTGCTCTCGGCACCGATCTCCGGCGCCCTCTCCGACCGGTTCGGCACCAAATGGTTCACGACCATCGGCCTGTTGGTGACCGCGGGCACCTTCGCGGCCCTCATCGCGATCCCGGTCGACTTCTACTACCCGGTCTTCGCGCTCATCCTCGTGATCAACGGCATCGGGATGGGCATGTTCTCCTCGCCCAACCGCGCCGAGGTGATGAACAGCCTGCCCATCGACCAGCGCGGCTCCGGCTCCGGCATGATGACGACCTTCCAGAACTCGGCGATGGTCCTCTCGATCGGCATCTTCTTCTCCCTGATGATCGTCGGCCTGTCCGCCCACCTCCCGACGGCCATGACCACCGGCCTGACCGCGCACGGCGTACCCGCCTCCTCGGCCGAGCAGATCGCCGATCTGCCGACGGTGTCGGTCCTCTTCGCCGCCTTCCTGGGCATCAACCCGGTCCAACACATCCTCGGACCGCACCTGTCGGCCCTCCCCGCCGCCGACCAGCACGCGCTGACCGGACTCGACTTCTTCCCGCGACTGATCTCCGATCCGTTCGCCGACGGGCTGAGCACGGCCTTCACCTTCGCGATCGTGTGCTGCGTGGTCGGGGCCGTCGCCTCGCTCTTCACCACCTCGCAGAGCACCACCGCGACCGCCGACGAGGTCGTCGACACCGACGACGCCTACGACTCGTCGTCGCGACCGGTCACCGCGGCGCGGTCCACGACCCAGGGTGACGACGGGCGGGCCGCGGAGCGCGGCAACGACTTGGCCCGCATGTAGGCGAATCCGACCTGGTCGGGTCCGGTGAAGCCGCAGCGCTGCCGGAACCAGCCGGTCATGAGGTCGGCGACCATCTCGGCCGATTCACTCACCAGATAGCCGTGGGTGCAATCCTCGAACAGGTCGTCGTGGTGCCAGCAGTCGAGCGCCACATCCTCACCGTCGTACGCGTCGAGCAGCGGAATGATCATCAACGTCGTCGACAGCCGCAACAGGTATCGGCCGCGGTGCAGACGCTGGACCTGGGCGCACTCCACGTCGTAGCCGTGCGTCTGCGCGTTCGCACCCGACCGACCGGCATCGATCACGCTCGCGACGGGCATCTCGCCCAGGCGATCCGCGAGCCACCCGGTGAACCCGTCCCACTGCGCGTCCTCGAGTCCCATAGTCCCC
This genomic interval from Gordonia sp. X0973 contains the following:
- a CDS encoding NAD(P)/FAD-dependent oxidoreductase, with the translated sequence MADKNAIPEYDAVIVGAGFGGMGAAIELKRQGLDNIAIVEREDDLGGTWHVNHYPGLAVDIASVTYSYSFEPNPHWSRLYAPGAELKRYAEHVADKYDLRRHMIFGEQVQRAEWDEQNSMWRVFGEDGTERTARFLLTATGFLSQPHTPDIPGIKSFAGKIIHTTKWEDGHDFTGERVGIIGTGATAVQLIPEIAKQAAELTVYQRTPIWVVPKTDFAIPRPVQQLFARVPATQKAARMVNTALLELLMVTGVLHFKQFKFGNKGAAMLAKAHLRRQIADPELREKLTPDYDFGCKRPTFSNEYFATFTKPNVTLETSSIVKIDPDGILTADGQKTQIDTLVLATGFDLWDTNFPAFEIHGRDGKDLGKWWRAERFQAYEGVAVPQFPNFLTLNSPYSYSGLSYFTTIEGQMRHIARLLGEFKRRRATTFEVTETANTRFLDDATRRLDSSVFYRGDCSTSRSYYFNHAGEATLLRPQSTPGTLREMKSFPLDDYAFSG
- a CDS encoding FAD-binding oxidoreductase; the protein is MSRFDPAVFAAIVGEPHVVTDADAARRFLTDWTGRRTGRADAVIRPRSTGEVAAVLTACRGRGIAVVPQGGNTGLVGGSVPADGDRPTIVLSTERMTDVGTPDPVEMCVGVQAGATVAAIEAAATSVGAHFAVDLASRDSATAGGIVATNAGGVHVVRHGGTRAQVLGIEAVLADGSVLRRWNPLRKDNVGYDLPGLLAGSEGTLAVITGVLFALVERPGQTAVAMVAIDSIDEVFALVAAVRTAGLTVEAVELMTKAGVRLVVESGSRPALAGESAFQVLLEVSGAEPAQRLADVLDTVGVADAVVEDGPARALWELREKHTEVIARASATVPVKLDVAIPRRGMGGFVAELDVWAPSEPYPCRPIVFGHAADGNLHVNLLDIPDEEQSAAAELMLAKVVERGGSVSAEHGVGRDKAAWLERVRDSADVAAMRAIKHAWDPEGLLNPGVLFV
- a CDS encoding NAD(P)H-binding protein; this encodes MRVVIVGGHGKIALLAARRLAEQGDEVVALIRNPAHADDVRAVGANPVLFDVEAAKESAFADVFLGQDAIVWSAGAGGGNPTRTRAVDRDAAIRSIEAASAAGVRRYVMVSYFGASLDHGVPEDDSFFAYAEAKAAADEFLRGSGLDWTILGPSRLTDAPGGGISVSEPGAEPTGQQKGEVSRDAVAAVIAAVLHDKATIHRQLEFNDGPHPVDSAW
- a CDS encoding GlsB/YeaQ/YmgE family stress response membrane protein, whose translation is MDLSVGGIIGLIVFGAVIGVLARVVMPGKQSISALVTIVLGVLGAVVGYFVADKLGVGDTSGVDWMRWAISVAAAVLLTFGYEAVSSRSKS
- a CDS encoding MFS transporter produces the protein MTTATQADSHYKWIALSNTTLGMLIATINSSIVLIALPDIFKGIGINPLQPGNTGYLLWMMMGFLVVTAVLVVSFGRLGDMFGRAKMYNLGFAIFTFSSIMLAITWFTGDAAAWWLIGWRIVQGIGGAFLMANSSAILTDAFPANQRGLALGINGVAAIAGSFLGLLVGGILAPINWKWIFLVSVPFGLLGTVWAYLKLRDTGVRRRARMDWWGNATFAIGLIAVLVGLTYGIQPYGHSQMGWGSPLVLTCVIGGLVMLALFAFIETKVDDPLFDLHLFKIRDFLFGNIANLTASIGRGGLQFILIIWLQGIWLPQHGYDYSQTPLWAGIYMLPMTVGFLLSAPISGALSDRFGTKWFTTIGLLVTAGTFAALIAIPVDFYYPVFALILVINGIGMGMFSSPNRAEVMNSLPIDQRGSGSGMMTTFQNSAMVLSIGIFFSLMIVGLSAHLPTAMTTGLTAHGVPASSAEQIADLPTVSVLFAAFLGINPVQHILGPHLSALPAADQHALTGLDFFPRLISDPFADGLSTAFTFAIVCCVVGAVASLFTTSQSTTATADEVVDTDDAYDSSSRPVTAARSTTQGDDGRAAERGNDLARM